The following proteins come from a genomic window of Megalobrama amblycephala isolate DHTTF-2021 linkage group LG1, ASM1881202v1, whole genome shotgun sequence:
- the LOC125244827 gene encoding uncharacterized protein LOC125244827 produces MMPNNRRIAEQRLLSLKRRFKTSEQYRQEYVKFMNEILERNYAEEVPLEELEPSEGSTWYIPHHGVYHPKKKTLRVVFDCGATYKGISLNSKLLQGPDLTSSLIGVLLRFRQKPIGIMADIKSMFHQVRVANSDVNYLRFLWWPQGDFTQNPKEYRMLVHIFGAVSSPSCANFALQKTADDNELFYHPQVVNTIRESFYVDDCVKSVATEAEAVQLVKDLTALCNKGGFELTKWISNSRTVIASIPENQRAKEIRTLDLDKDHLPTERALGLEWCVNSDRFQFNIAIKPKPYTRRGILSVSSSIFDPFGFLAPFILPAKQILQELCKKGYGWDEPLPHAVTQQWTEWINGLEKDQVFQCCTLYQTKGFQNDC; encoded by the coding sequence ATGATGCCTAACAATCGCCGCATTGCAGAGCAGCGTCTCCTCAGTCTCAAAAGAAGATTTAAAACTAGTGAACAGTACAGGCAAGAATATGTCAAATTCATGAATGAAATTCTAGAGAGAAACTATGCTGAGGAAGTCCCACTAGAAGAATTAGAACCGTCCGAGGGATCCACTTGGTATATTCCTCACCATGGTGTATACCACCCTAAAAAGAAAACCCTAAGGGTAGTATTCGATTGTGGAGCAACATACAAGGGTATCTCTCTGAATTCCAAACTCCTGCAAGGTCCAGACTTGACCAGTTCACTTATTGGAGTTTTATTGAGGTTTCGACAAAAGCCCATTGGAATTATGGCAGATATAAAGTCTATGTTTCATCAGGTCAGAGTAGCAAATTCTGATGTAAACTACTTACGCTTTTTATGGTGGCCACAAGGTGACTTCACTCAAAATCCAAAAGAATATCGCATGCTGGTGCACATCTTTGGAGCTGTATCCTCACCGAGTTGCGCAAACTTTGCACTGCAAAAGACAGCAGATGACAATGAACTGTTCTACCATCCTCAAGTAGTTAATACCATCAGAGAGAGTTTTTATGTGGATGATTGTGTTAAATCTGTGGCTACAGAAGCTGAAGCAGTGCAGCTAGTGAAAGATCTCACAGCTTTGTGCAACAAGGGAGGATTCGAGCTTACTAAATGGATCAGCAACAGTCGCACTGTTATTGCTTCCATACCTGAAAATCAAAGAGCAAAAGAAATCAGAACATTGGACTTAGACAAAGACCATCTTCCTACAGAAAGAGCTCTTGGTCTGGAATGGTGTGTAAATTCTGACCGATTTCAGTTCAACATTGCAATCAAGCCAAAACCATACACACGAAGAGGCATTCTATCTGTGTCAAGTTCCATCTTTGATCCATTTGGATTTCTTGCCCCTTTTATCCTGCCAGCTAAGCAAATTCTTCAAGAACTATGCAAGAAAGGTTATGGATGGGATGAACCATTGCCACATGCTGTAACACAGCAATGGACTGAATGGATTAATGGTTTGGAAAAAGATCAAGTGTTTCAGTGTTGCACGTTGTATCAAACCAAAGGATTTCAGAACGACTGTTAA